A single window of Cryptococcus neoformans var. neoformans JEC21 chromosome 3 sequence DNA harbors:
- a CDS encoding phenylalanyl-tRNA synthetase, putative, whose protein sequence is MLRTHTSAHEVESYRRGLDRWLLSADVYRRDEIDGSHYPVFHQMEGTHVWPVSELHTLPALNAQLEASLAACPILIEDTTRISPSNPYQPTHDPVHAAEITKHLKHSLNGLIFRLFGHVAAQRQGGGAPKEPLRVRWIEAYFPFTSPSYEVEVWWEGEWLELLGCGVVMQKTLDEAGVPDKAGWAFGLGLERLSMVLFSIPDIRLFWTTDQRFHSQFSQDQITTFVPYSRYPECYKDMSFWLPVGSVGVAGSEGETKTGSGSAAAGVSAAGGKGRVFHENDYFEIVREVAGDLVETVSLIDEFTHPKTNRQSRCYRLNYRHMDRSLSNEEVNVLQQEVQKRVVEEMGIEMR, encoded by the exons ATGCTGCGCACCCACACCAGCGCCCACGAGGTCGAGAGCTACCGCCGCGGCCTCGACAGGTGGCTGCTCAGCGCAGACGTGTACAGGCGGGACGAGATCGACGGCTCGCACTACCCCGTCTTCCACCAGATGGAGGGCACGCACGTCTGGCCGGTCTCCGAGCTCCATACGCTGCCCGCGCTCAACGCCCAGCTCGAGGCGTCCCTCGCAGCGTGCCCGATCCTCATCGAGGACACCACCCGGATCTCGCCCTCCAACCCGTACCAACCCACCCACGACCCCGTCCACGCGGCCGAAATCACGAAACACCTCAAGCACTCGCTCAACGGCCTCATCTTCCGTCTTTTCGGCCACGTGGCCGCCCAAAGGCAGGGCGGAGGAGCGCCAAAGGAACCCCTCCGCGTCCGCTGGATCGAGGCGTATTTCCCGTTCACCTCGCCGAGCTACGAAGTCGAAGTCTGGTGGGAGGGCGAATGGCTCGAACTGCTGGGGTGCGGCGTCGTCATGCAGAAGACACTGGACGAAGCCGGCGTGCCCGACAAGGCAGGCTGGGCATTCGGACTCGGCCTCGAACGGCTGTCCATggtcctcttctccatccctgATATCCGTCTGTTCTGGACAACCGACCAGCGCTTCCACTCGCAGTTTTCACAGGACCAGATCACGACGTTTGTACCGTACAGTCGCTACCCCGAATGCTATAAAGACATGAGCTTTTGGCTGCCCGTGGGGTCCGTCGGAGTCGCCGGGAGCGAGGGCGAAACTAAAACAGGTAGCGGCAGTGCTGCAGCAGGAGTGAGCGCAGCCggggggaagggaagagtgTTCCACGAGAATGATTATTTTGAAATCGTCCGAGAAGTCGCAGGCGATCTCGTCGAGACCGTCTCCCTT ATCGACGAATTCACCCACCCGAAAACCAACCGCCAATCCCGATGCTACCGACTCAACTACAGGCACATGGACAGGTCGTTATCAAACGAGGAAGTGAATGTGTTGCAGCAAGAGGTGCagaagagggtggtggaggagatggggattGAGATGCGGTAG
- a CDS encoding protein-arginine N-methyltransferase, putative, with the protein MSNEEAEKKIAVEGQEPIDEMPKEKTKEQANDESSQVKDHDFYFNFYSSLQNQANMIGDVARTGTYRKAILGNAAVAFAGKTVLDVGAGSGILSYMSAQAGANQVIALEASSMAEKIEIMVKAAKSGRTNPHLKDRIRIVRGMVENKRVQEQVLQTGKVDTIVSEPIGVMLLHERMVESFILARDLFLKPGGQLLPSAGHIFFCPFSDEGLYNETDQKAQFFNNTLFGTDFSALYDAAREEVFAQPVIGMFPPTSLISTPCPPKSFDFYTCSNDDLLEFTIPIDFIVSRTSLVHGLASWFDLDFQPRPAPTEEDVNWNFPVAPNSAWQWMTQEQPLNPGPTPPPPADGLTVTLSTGPNVPRTHWQQARLLLPEPLAVNKAERLTGSIHFKVNDARSYDLVLDLQVNRPGPEWDPNPLKRRAKYALQQQCFNYSYNPDANMGTVGFNGLPA; encoded by the exons ATGTCAAACGAGGAggctgaaaagaagatagcGGTCGAGGGTCAAGAGCCTATTGATGAGATgccgaaggagaagacgaaagaGCAAGCGAATGA TGAAAGCTCCCAAGTCAAGGATCACGACTTTTATTTCAACTTTTACTCATCCCTTCAGAATCA AGCAAACATGATTGGGGACGTGGCACGTACAGGAACTTATAGGAAAGCTATCCTTGGTAATGCAGCGGTGGCGTTTGCTGGAAAGACGGTGCTCGATGTCGGTGCTG GTTCTGGAATCTTGTCCTATATGTCTGCTCAAGCGGGTGCCAATCAAGTCATTGCTCTTGAAGCTTCCTCAATGGCTGAAAAGATTGAAATC ATGGTCAAAGCTGCCAAGAGCGGCCGGACGAACCCACACCTCAAAGACCGTATACGGATTGTCCGAGGTATGGTGGAGAATAAAAGAGTCCAAGAACAAGTGTTACAGACTGGTAAAGTCGATACTATCGTATCGGAACCTATCGGCGTGATGCTTTTGCACGAACGAATG GTCGAATCATTCATCCTCGCGCGTGATCTTTTCCTCAAACCTGGAGGTCAGCTCTTACCCTCAGCTGGAcatatcttcttctgccccTTCTCAGACGAAGGTCTTTATAATGAAACTGATCAAAAGGCGCAATTCTTCAACAACACCCTGTTTG GAACCGACTTTTCTGCATTATACGACGCCgcgagagaagaagtaTTCG CCCAACCCGTCATCGGCATGTTCCCACCTACCAGCCTTATATCCACCCCTTGTCCTCCTAAATCTTTCGACTTTTACACCTGCTCCAACGACGATCTTCTCGAATTCACCATCCCCATTGACTTTATCGTCTCCCGCACTTCTCTCGTACACGGTCTGGCCTCGTGGTTCGATCTCGACTTCCAGCCGAGGCCAGCGCCAACGGAGGAAGACGTAAACTGGAATTTCCCCGTGGCGCCCAATAGCGCTTGGCAGTGGATGACGCAGGAGCAGCCGCTGAATCCTGGTCCCACcccgcctccaccagccGACGGGCTCACGGTGACACTTTCAACAGGGCCTAATG TCCCTCGTACACACTGGCA ACAAGcccgcctcctcctccctgAACCCCTCGCAGTCAACAAGGCCGAACGTCTCACCGGCTCCATCCACTTCAAAGTCAACGATGCCCGCTCATACGACCTTGTCTTGGATCTGCAAGTAAACCGGCCCGGACCGGAATGGGATCCGAATCCGTTGAAAAGGAGGGCAAAGTATGCGTTGCAGCAGCAGTGTTTCAA TTATTCGTATAACCCTGATGCGAATATGGGTACAGTGGGATTCAATGGTTTGCCTGCCTAA
- a CDS encoding mitogen-activated protein kinase, putative codes for MADFVKLSIFGTVFEVTTRYVDLQPVGMGAFGLVCSAKDQLSGTSVAIKKIMKPFSTPVLSKRTYRELKLLKHLRHENIISLSDIFISPLEDIYFVTELLGTDLHRLLTSRPLEKQFIQYFLYQILRGLKYVHSAGVVHRDLKPSNILVNENCDLKICDFGLARIQDPQMTGYVSTRYYRAPEIMLTWQKYDVAVDIWSTGCIFAEMLEGKPLFPGKDHVNQFSIITELLGTPPDDVIQTIASENTLRFVQSLPKREKVPFSTKFPNADPVSLDLLEKMLVFDPRTRISAAEGLAHEYLAPYHDPTDEPVAAEVFDWSFNDADLPVDTWKVMMYSEILDFHNLGDISQNEAEGPVTGEVPAAPAS; via the exons ATGGCCGATTTTGTCAAGCTCTCCATCTTTGGAACC GTTTTTGAGGTTACCACGCGTTATGTCGACCTCCAACCTGTCGGTATGGGCGCTTTCGGTCTCGTCTG TTCCGCCAAGGATCAGCTCTCTGGAACTTCTGTGGCTATCAAGAAGATTATGAAGCCGTTTTCAACCCCGGTTCTTTCCAAGAGGACTTACCGAGAGCTCAAGCTTCTCAAACACTTGAGACATGAGAACATTATCTCTCTTAGTGAcattttcatctctccccTCGAAGATAT TTACTTTGTCACCGAGCTGCTCGGTACCGACCTTCATCGACTCCTTACCTCTCGCCCTCTTGAGAAGCAATTCATCCAATACTTCCTTTACCAAATCCTCCGTGGCCTCAAGTATGTCCACTCTGCCGGTGTAGTCCATCGAGACTTGAAGCCTTCAAACATTCTCGTCAACGAGAACTGTGACTTAAAAATTTGCGATTTTGGCCTTGCGAGGATCCAAGACCCTCAGATGACTGGTTATGTTTCTACGAGGTACTATCGAGCACCCGAGATCATGTTGACATGGCAAAAGTATGATGTCGCGG TCGACATTTGGAGTACCGGCTGTATCTTTGCGGAGATGCTGGAGGGCAAGCCATTATTCCCCGGAAAGGACCACGTGAACCAATTCTCAATCATCACCGAATTGCTCGGTACCCCGCCGGACGATGTCATTCAAACTATCGCCTCTGAAAACACTCTCCGCTTCGTCCAGAGTCTGCCCAAGCGCGAAAAGGTCCCATTTTCCACCAAGTTCCCCAATGCCGACCCTGTTTCTCTTGATTTGTTAGAGAAGATGCTCGTGTTTGACCCTCGTACCCGTATATCCGCCGCGGAAGGTCTTGCGCACGAGTACCTTGCACCTTACCATGATCCTACCGATGAGCCTGTTGCCGCAGAGGTGTTTGATTGGAGTTTTAACGATGCCGATTTGCCGGTGGATACTTggaaggtgatgatgtACAGCGAAATTCTTG ACTTCCACAACCTCGGGGACATTTCCCAGAACGAAGCAGAGGGACCCGTTACAGGCGAAGTCCCCGCTGCTCCTGCCAGCTAA